A segment of the Bacillus licheniformis DSM 13 = ATCC 14580 genome:
CAGCTTTTTTGTAGTTTTTGAGTTTGAGCCATTCGGCCGTTTTTTTATTTTCAGCCCAGCGGCTGTCTTTTTTCTTCGCGACAATTCCCTCGCCGTCAAACCTTTTAACAGCCTTCCAAAGGTCGTGGAAATCAGAAGTGTCAGGGATGTATTGAATTCGAGCGTGAGCCATCGGATCGGGAGCCATCGGCAGGCCGAGCTCTTTCATCAGGTCGAAAAGCATGCGTTTTCGTTCGGTATAGGGGAGCGAGGTTAAACTTTCTCCGTTAAAAACCAGTAAATCAAAAGCCAAGTACTGGCACGGTTTCTTTGCGGCTGCTTGTGCAATCAACTCGGCCTTTTTGCTCAAACCCCTTTTTTGGACATATTCAAATCGGGAACGAAAACGGTTTGTCAACGACACAATTTCCCCGTCAATCGTGATCGGCAAGTGTTCTTTGAGAGTTTCGATCATGCTTTTTGCAAATTCCGAAATTTCCGGAAATGTGTTTTCGAGCGGCTGTGAGTTTCTGCTGATGAGCGAAACTTCGCCGGTCGCAGCAATCTTTAAAAGACCCCGATACCCGTCATATTTGACTTCATACCGCCAATTGCCGCCTGAGGGAGCTGATGTAGTCAATACAGGCTGCATCGTAATTCCCATTTTTTATTTTGCCTCTGAAGCTTTTTTGCGCGACGTTTTTTTCTTTTTCTCAGCTGTTCCTTTTGCTGCAGGCGCTTTCGCCGCTTCCCGGTCAGGCCCTTTTGTCCGTTCGATGCTGGCTTGGAGAGCGCTCACGAGATCGATTACATCCTCGCGCGGAGCGGCGGCCCCGGCATTTGGCGTGACACCTTCATTATGGTCGATTTTCTCTTTGATTTTATCCATCAGCGCGATTCTGTACGTATCTTCATATTGTTCAGGCGCAAATGTCGTTGTCAGCTCGTCTATTAATGAAATCGCGGTTTGCAGCTCTTTTTCGTTGACTGCGGTTTCTTCCGGAACACCGGGTACGTGGGCTGCGTTTCGGACCTCATCAGGGTAGTGGATGGACTCCATTAAAATGCAGTTTTCGTAGACGCGAAGAATGGCGAGCTGTTTTTTTGAGCGGATGGTCATATGGGCGATCCCGATCTTTTCTGTTTTTCTGAGCGCTTCGCGCAAAAGTGAGTACGCTTTTACACCGTTATCTCCCGGTCCGACGAAATATGAACGGTTGAAATAGATGGGATCGATTTCCTTTAGCTGCACAAAATCAACAATTTCGACGGCCTTGTCTTCCTGCTCTTCTTTGAGCTGCTTCAGCTCATCGTCCGATAAGACGACGTATTTGCCTTTAACATATTCGTAGCCCTTGACGATGTCGTCGGGCGCGATTTCCTGATGGCAGTTTGTGCACTTTTTTTCATACTGAATCGGGGCGCGGCATTCTTTATGAAGCGACCTTAATTTAATATCCTTATCCTCTGTCGCTGCAAACAGTTTAATGGGGATATTGACAAGGCCAAAGCTGATAGAGCCTTTCCACATCGTATGCATCGGTTCGGTTCAACTCCTTTTCTTTTATTGATGCCTCTCTGCAGATTGTTTCATGAATAGCAACTTATGGATGACAGAGGAAAAAAGCATCCGGGCTGAAGCCCGGATGCTTGCGGCGGTACAAGTTTGGAGCCGTTCTTCTTGAAGGAAGCCTTAGTTCAGCTCGATTTCCTTCTGGAAAGACGGTCTGTTCTTTCTGGCGAGGGAAGACGAGAAGTACCGATATCTGCTTACGCTCTTGTGCTTTGCGGCGTACATAGCCATGTCGGCTTTTCTCATCAGCTCATCGCCGTCTGTTCCATCGTCCGGAGAAACGGCGATTCCGATGCTGACGGATGTTTTGAGGCGATGCTCTTTAATGCGAAAAGGCGTTTCAAACTGACTGATCAATTGCCTGGTCAGCTGATCGATCCCTTGTAAAGGAGCGACAATGATAAATTCATCGCCGCCCAGCCGGGCGATAAAGCCTTCATTGGGCACACAGTGCGCCAAACGCTGTGCAGCAGCCACCAGCAGCAGGTCCCCGACGTCGTGGCCTAGGGCGTCATTAAACACTTTGAAACGGTTTAAATCCAAAAACAACACGGCCGTCCCTGTCTCCTGCCGCTTTAGAACATTTGCCAGACGGTCGACTGCATACCTTCTGTTTGGCAAATCCGTCAACGCGTCATAGTGGGCCATTCTATGGATTTTGCGTTCTGCTTCACGCTGGTTTGTCATATCTTTGCATATGACATAAATGCTGTCAAGCTGCTTTCTGACATACACCGGTATCAGCGTCACATTTAAATCAAAGCGCTTTTCAGCTATCGCGATTGCCGTATCGCGGTTGATGGCCTGTTTTTCATTTTGGACTTGAAGGAACCAGCCGAGCAGCCTGTCATGATCCTCCTGCCGAAAAACGGAAGACAGGCGCTCGGGTTCAATTCCCATTTTTTCAAGAAGGCTGTATCCCGATGAATTGGCGGAAAGCAGCTTGCCTTCAAGCGAAAAAACATAGATCGGATCAATGTTGTGGTTGATCAAGGACTGGAACCGCTCCTCGTTATCTTTGACTTTTTCGATATGAAGCAGCAGGCGTTTGTCATTGAAGGCGCCGAAAATCAAGAAGCATTGAAGCATCAGGCTGACAAGCACGATCATAATGCCCAGTTCAACGGTATCGATTCCTTCATAGCCTGTGTCAACGCTGTCAGCCATGAAAAGCGTAGCTGCTGACATTCCTGTATAGTGCATGCCGGAAATCGCTCCGCCCATTAAAAGCGCGCTTCCGATTTTAATGAACAATATCCGAAAAGAACCGGTTTTTTTGGCGAATACAACTGACAGTTTTAAGGCAGCGAAGGAGGCAAAAATGGCGATTGCAAAAGAGGCGGCATAAAGAACGGGATGATAGACGATTGTCATATTTTCCATTGCTTCCATCCCGATAAAATGCATGGAGGCAATTGCGCATCCCATTGCAAGGGACCCGGCCGCCAGTCTTCCATTCGTCGGTTTTTTTTCATTCACCACATAAAATGAGATGAGCGAGCCTGCGAAAGCGGCAACAATCGACAACAAGACGAATTTCAAATCGTATTTCATTTCTTCTGCTGTCTGAAATGACACCATCCCGATAAAGTGCATAGACCAGATGCCAAGCCCCATCGTGAGGGAACCGGCCAAAAGCCATCCGATATTTTTCCTGCCTTTTGTATGTACGACCCGTTCAGATAAATCAAGGGCTGTATAAGCTGCCAAAACTGCAGTGAAATAGGATAATAGGACGAGCCATCCATTATATTCACCAAGAACTTCTGTCACTTTTTTCTCCGCCTTTTTGTACTTATGATGAAAAGTCTAAATAACTATACTGTATTGTGAAAGGCTAGACTGCCGTACTCTTAACCGTTGACATAAAAAAGCGGCAATAGCGCTAATTCCGGTATAATTCGTGAATTATACTATATATAATGAAATTCGCCAATAAAAAATGATATCCTCCTGTTCTTTTTAAGGAGGACTTCCCATTTTGCTCTTCAATTTTCTCGAATTGTGTTAAAATCATTTTTGTACGTTCTTTAGAACTTGAAATTATCAATCGTCAAAGGTTGTGGTCGATATCGAAGAGTTTATTTTATCAATGGCTGAGGCATTTAAAAGCCTCTCGTATTTAGGCATTTTCCTGGCGCTGTGCATCGAATTCGTGCCGGCTGAGATCGTTCTGCCGCTTGCCGGATACTGGGTGTATCAAGGAGATATGTCGATGTTCGGGGTCGTTGCAGCAGGTTCACTGGGAGGTGTCGCAGGCCCTCTGACGCTTTACTGGCTCGGGAGGTACGGGGGGCGGCCGTTTTTGGAACGCTACGGCAAATACTTCTTTATCAAGCCTGAAGCGCTTGAAAAATCGGACAGGTTTTTTGAAAAGCACGGCGGGTTTGTCGCATTCAGCGGCCGTTTTATACCTGGAATCAGAACGCTGATTTCCATTCCGTGCGGACTCGCGAAAATGAATGTGTGGGTATTTTGTATTTATACATTCCTCGCGATCACGCCGATTACGTTCGTCTATGTCTATTTAGGCTTTTACCTCGGCGAAAACTGGAGCAAGGTCGGCAGCCTATTGGACGGATACCTTCTTCCGGTCGGCATCGGGTTCATCGTTTTGTTCGTTCTTTACCTTTGGTTGAAGGGCAGGCGGAACAAAATCAAATCGCAAAGCGTTTCAGCCTTTATAAATAAAAATAAGGATTGACAGCCGTGCGCATATGAGGTTAATATTATCTTATAATTCAATATTTTCTTTTATCCCAAAGGGGAGTAGCGTCCGGATGTTTAACCGGAAACAAAGTCGTCAGTTCATGGATCTTCATCCATCGGCTTTGTTGGCATGTTTTAATTAATGATAACCATGT
Coding sequences within it:
- a CDS encoding Ku protein — encoded protein: MHTMWKGSISFGLVNIPIKLFAATEDKDIKLRSLHKECRAPIQYEKKCTNCHQEIAPDDIVKGYEYVKGKYVVLSDDELKQLKEEQEDKAVEIVDFVQLKEIDPIYFNRSYFVGPGDNGVKAYSLLREALRKTEKIGIAHMTIRSKKQLAILRVYENCILMESIHYPDEVRNAAHVPGVPEETAVNEKELQTAISLIDELTTTFAPEQYEDTYRIALMDKIKEKIDHNEGVTPNAGAAAPREDVIDLVSALQASIERTKGPDREAAKAPAAKGTAEKKKKTSRKKASEAK
- a CDS encoding diguanylate cyclase domain-containing protein codes for the protein MTEVLGEYNGWLVLLSYFTAVLAAYTALDLSERVVHTKGRKNIGWLLAGSLTMGLGIWSMHFIGMVSFQTAEEMKYDLKFVLLSIVAAFAGSLISFYVVNEKKPTNGRLAAGSLAMGCAIASMHFIGMEAMENMTIVYHPVLYAASFAIAIFASFAALKLSVVFAKKTGSFRILFIKIGSALLMGGAISGMHYTGMSAATLFMADSVDTGYEGIDTVELGIMIVLVSLMLQCFLIFGAFNDKRLLLHIEKVKDNEERFQSLINHNIDPIYVFSLEGKLLSANSSGYSLLEKMGIEPERLSSVFRQEDHDRLLGWFLQVQNEKQAINRDTAIAIAEKRFDLNVTLIPVYVRKQLDSIYVICKDMTNQREAERKIHRMAHYDALTDLPNRRYAVDRLANVLKRQETGTAVLFLDLNRFKVFNDALGHDVGDLLLVAAAQRLAHCVPNEGFIARLGGDEFIIVAPLQGIDQLTRQLISQFETPFRIKEHRLKTSVSIGIAVSPDDGTDGDELMRKADMAMYAAKHKSVSRYRYFSSSLARKNRPSFQKEIELN
- a CDS encoding DedA family protein, which produces MVDIEEFILSMAEAFKSLSYLGIFLALCIEFVPAEIVLPLAGYWVYQGDMSMFGVVAAGSLGGVAGPLTLYWLGRYGGRPFLERYGKYFFIKPEALEKSDRFFEKHGGFVAFSGRFIPGIRTLISIPCGLAKMNVWVFCIYTFLAITPITFVYVYLGFYLGENWSKVGSLLDGYLLPVGIGFIVLFVLYLWLKGRRNKIKSQSVSAFINKNKD